From one Cupriavidus sp. P-10 genomic stretch:
- a CDS encoding flavin-dependent monooxygenase: MHHDNNPKELAARLIARAEQMIPALAERATRAEAEARIPAETIAEMQAAGFFKVLQPRRHGGYELDPQTFFRIQMALARGCMSTAWVYGVVGVHNWQLALFDERAQQEVWGNDPATLIASTYMPVGKVTPVEGGYRFSGHWKFSSGSELCDWIFLGGLVPPSEPGGAYDYRTFLLPRSDYRIVRNWDVLGLRATGSHDIVVDDVFVPDYRTHRAVDGAMGTSPGLAVNDVPLYRLPFAQIFVRAVCTACIGALEGTLDDFVAYADGRVSSNGGSKTAEDGGAQLACANAQVAVDEMRTVLERNFDELLAVAREGGQVQTPRRLHFRYQSSQVAERCAQLANSLLRYAGGNGIYRTNPMVRRFLDLHAARAHYANNLDRFGQNLGGVMMGRANTDFFI, translated from the coding sequence ACAACCCCAAGGAACTGGCCGCGCGCCTGATCGCGCGCGCCGAGCAGATGATCCCCGCGCTGGCGGAACGCGCCACCCGTGCCGAAGCCGAAGCGCGCATCCCCGCCGAAACCATCGCCGAGATGCAGGCCGCGGGCTTCTTCAAGGTGCTGCAGCCGCGCCGCCACGGTGGCTACGAGCTCGACCCGCAGACCTTCTTCCGCATCCAGATGGCGCTGGCCAGGGGCTGCATGTCCACCGCCTGGGTCTACGGCGTGGTGGGCGTGCACAACTGGCAGCTCGCCCTGTTCGACGAGCGCGCGCAGCAGGAGGTCTGGGGCAACGATCCCGCCACGCTGATCGCCTCGACCTACATGCCGGTCGGCAAGGTCACCCCGGTCGAAGGCGGCTATCGCTTCTCCGGCCACTGGAAGTTCTCCAGCGGCAGCGAACTGTGCGACTGGATCTTCCTTGGCGGCCTGGTGCCGCCGTCCGAACCGGGCGGCGCCTATGACTACCGCACCTTCCTGCTGCCGCGCTCCGACTACAGGATCGTGCGCAACTGGGACGTGCTGGGCCTGCGCGCCACCGGCAGCCACGACATCGTCGTCGATGATGTGTTCGTCCCCGACTACCGCACGCACCGCGCCGTCGATGGCGCCATGGGCACCAGCCCGGGCCTGGCGGTGAACGACGTGCCGCTGTACCGCCTGCCATTCGCGCAGATATTCGTGCGTGCCGTGTGCACCGCGTGCATCGGCGCGCTGGAGGGCACCCTCGACGATTTCGTCGCCTACGCCGACGGCCGCGTCAGCAGCAATGGGGGCAGCAAGACCGCGGAGGACGGCGGTGCGCAACTGGCCTGCGCCAATGCCCAGGTGGCCGTCGACGAAATGCGCACCGTCCTCGAACGCAACTTCGACGAGCTGCTGGCGGTTGCGCGCGAAGGTGGCCAGGTGCAGACGCCGCGCCGCCTGCATTTCCGCTACCAGTCGTCCCAGGTGGCCGAGCGCTGCGCGCAGCTGGCCAACAGCCTGCTTCGGTATGCCGGTGGCAACGGCATCTACCGCACCAACCCGATGGTGCGCCGCTTCCTCGACCTGCACGCGGCGCGCGCCCACTACGCCAACAACCTGGACCGCTTCGGCCAGAACCTGGGCGGCGTGATGATGGGCCGCGCCAACACCGACTTCTTCATCTGA
- a CDS encoding FAD-dependent oxidoreductase, translating into MTQSTARMQAKVFDVVVIGSGAGGMLAACRAADRGLSVVVLEKSSQYGGTSAVSGGGIWIPQNHHIAPAGGQDNHARALEYVLACTGEDGDPQRILAYLEQAPRMLQYLEQQAGVHYYTLPRYADYFQKLPGAMPGYRALDPMPFDGARLREEFDRLRPPSPGTLVGGRVAVTSGEAHALLSRSPGWFGLAVRQFARYWLDFGWRRKTPRDRRLTLGNSLVGGLRRAMMDRAIPLWLDTALQDLILEDGTVRGVRALQAGQPVEIRALHGVILAAGGFERNQAMREQYLPQPTQAGWSATPPNNTGDAILAGQAAGAGVALMSHVWGAPTLHVQGEEKQRALFIERAMPGCLVVNGQGRRFANEAAPYSEFVPAMYRDHEKTGCSVPAWMVFDATFRHKYPCGPILPGSVMPDRSIPAGMSGILVRADTLAQLAQRIGVDADGLAGSVARMNRYAATGVDEEFGKGDNLFDTYYSDPAVRPNPCLAPIGKAPFYAVRLDAGDIGTKGGLVTDASARVLREDGSAIAGLFAIGNTSASMMGSSYPGAGSTLGPAMTFGYIAADVIAQQARRPAAAPHAQTVQEAL; encoded by the coding sequence ATGACCCAGAGCACAGCGCGCATGCAGGCGAAAGTATTTGACGTGGTGGTGATCGGCTCAGGCGCCGGCGGCATGCTGGCCGCGTGCCGCGCCGCCGACCGGGGCCTGTCGGTGGTGGTGCTGGAGAAGAGCAGCCAGTACGGCGGCACCTCGGCGGTGTCCGGCGGCGGCATCTGGATTCCGCAGAACCACCATATCGCGCCGGCGGGCGGACAGGACAACCATGCCAGGGCGCTGGAATACGTGCTCGCCTGCACCGGCGAAGACGGCGACCCGCAGCGCATCCTTGCCTACCTGGAGCAGGCGCCGCGCATGCTGCAGTACCTGGAGCAGCAGGCTGGCGTGCATTACTACACGCTGCCGCGCTACGCCGACTACTTCCAGAAGCTGCCCGGCGCGATGCCCGGCTACCGAGCGCTCGACCCGATGCCGTTCGACGGCGCGCGCCTGCGCGAAGAATTCGACCGGCTGCGTCCACCGTCGCCGGGCACGCTGGTGGGCGGCCGCGTGGCCGTGACCTCCGGCGAGGCGCACGCGCTGCTGAGTCGCTCGCCCGGCTGGTTCGGGCTGGCGGTGCGCCAGTTCGCCCGCTACTGGCTGGACTTCGGCTGGCGCCGCAAGACCCCGCGCGACCGGCGGCTCACGCTCGGCAACAGCCTGGTCGGTGGCTTGCGGCGGGCGATGATGGACCGCGCCATTCCGCTGTGGCTGGACACCGCACTGCAGGACCTGATCCTCGAAGACGGCACGGTGCGCGGCGTGCGCGCCTTGCAAGCCGGGCAGCCGGTGGAAATCCGCGCCTTGCACGGCGTGATCCTGGCCGCCGGCGGCTTCGAGCGCAACCAGGCCATGCGCGAGCAATACCTGCCGCAGCCGACGCAGGCCGGCTGGAGCGCGACGCCGCCCAACAACACCGGCGACGCGATCCTCGCCGGGCAGGCCGCCGGCGCCGGCGTAGCGCTGATGTCGCACGTATGGGGCGCGCCTACCCTGCACGTGCAGGGCGAGGAAAAGCAGCGCGCGCTCTTTATCGAGCGCGCCATGCCGGGCTGCCTGGTGGTGAACGGGCAGGGCCGGCGCTTCGCCAACGAGGCCGCGCCGTATTCCGAGTTCGTGCCGGCCATGTACCGCGACCACGAGAAGACCGGCTGCAGCGTGCCGGCGTGGATGGTGTTCGACGCAACCTTCCGCCACAAATACCCGTGCGGGCCGATCCTGCCGGGCTCGGTAATGCCGGACCGCAGCATTCCGGCGGGCATGTCCGGCATCCTGGTGCGCGCCGACACGCTGGCGCAGCTGGCGCAGCGGATCGGGGTGGACGCCGACGGGCTGGCCGGCAGTGTCGCCCGCATGAACCGCTACGCCGCCACCGGCGTCGACGAGGAATTCGGCAAGGGCGACAACCTGTTCGATACCTACTACAGCGATCCGGCGGTGCGGCCCAACCCGTGCCTGGCACCGATCGGCAAGGCACCGTTCTACGCCGTGCGGCTCGATGCCGGCGATATCGGCACCAAGGGCGGGCTGGTGACCGACGCCAGCGCGCGCGTGCTGCGCGAGGACGGCAGCGCCATCGCCGGCCTGTTCGCCATCGGCAATACCAGTGCCTCGATGATGGGCAGCAGTTATCCCGGCGCGGGCTCCACCCTGGGCCCGGCCATGACCTTCGGCTATATCGCTGCGGACGTGATCGCGCAGCAAGCGCGGCGGCCCGCCGCCGCGCCCCACGCTCAAACCGTACAGGAGGCCCTATGA
- a CDS encoding flavin reductase family protein, whose product MSASSDTSAETSTALRDDMLKAMRRMARSVAVISCRQGERRYSMSVTAVDSLSADPPSLLICINRGSSIYPPLDAGTDFCINLLAADHQDIAVDCSGRLKGEERFTSGEWEDDLLGVPCLRDAQANLVCQQDGRFDYGTHAVFIGRLREVRLAGEVSPLVYVDGAYTTSAPLRALCSA is encoded by the coding sequence ATGAGCGCCAGTTCAGACACCAGCGCCGAAACCAGCACCGCGCTGCGCGACGACATGCTGAAGGCGATGCGCCGCATGGCGCGTTCGGTGGCGGTCATCAGCTGCCGCCAGGGCGAGCGCCGCTATTCGATGTCGGTGACGGCGGTCGATTCGCTGTCGGCCGATCCGCCGTCGCTGCTGATCTGCATCAACCGCGGTTCGTCGATCTACCCGCCGCTCGACGCCGGCACGGACTTCTGCATCAACCTGCTGGCTGCCGACCACCAGGACATCGCGGTCGACTGCAGCGGCCGCCTCAAGGGCGAGGAACGCTTTACCAGCGGCGAGTGGGAGGACGACCTGCTTGGCGTGCCGTGCCTGCGCGACGCCCAAGCCAACCTCGTCTGCCAGCAGGACGGACGCTTCGACTACGGCACGCACGCGGTCTTCATCGGGCGGCTGCGCGAGGTGCGGCTGGCGGGCGAGGTGTCGCCGCTGGTCTATGTCGACGGCGCCTATACGACTTCCGCGCCGCTGCGCGCGCTGTGTTCGGCCTGA
- a CDS encoding FAD-binding protein yields MHPDSVTPVYAPLRLDDPDAHRWQAVCDAVVVGFGAAGACAALEAAHGGARVIVAERFEGGGASATSGGVVYAGGGTSYQAAAGYADTPQAMADYLRQEAGEVVSEASLQAFCEHSRDMIGWLEGVGVRFAATVPPRKTSYPAQPYYLYYSGNEAVAAYAQHAAPAPRGHRVKGPGMSGRTLYDALRGAVEARADITVMRRAAARRLIVDKDGAVIGVELWQVPPGRHQKRHARLSRLAERLHNGMPGVADLLRQRVLQLELRHARPVAVRARAVVLATGGFIFNRAMVARHAGKYLQNWRLGASGCDGSGIRLGESAGAAVRHMERVSAWRFINPPFDWARGCVVDGRGARIGNEETYGATLGHAICERHGGRAWLILNRALARAALRECAGGRLWAFQALPAALLMLTGARRAASLEALADKLGMPGAALRATIDACNAAARGEIADPAGKSAQMCASLETGPWLAIDISANSRVFPCPAITLGGLSVEESSGRVLAIAGGAPIPGLYAAGRTAVGIASNHYVSGLSLADCIWSGRNAGRHLTQQPAADRQAHTNEEISHEPTY; encoded by the coding sequence ATGCATCCCGATTCCGTTACGCCGGTCTACGCACCGTTGCGGCTCGATGACCCCGACGCGCACCGGTGGCAGGCAGTCTGCGACGCGGTGGTGGTGGGTTTCGGCGCAGCGGGCGCTTGCGCCGCACTGGAAGCAGCGCACGGTGGCGCGCGCGTGATCGTCGCGGAGCGCTTCGAAGGCGGTGGCGCCAGCGCGACGAGCGGTGGGGTGGTTTATGCCGGAGGGGGCACGTCATACCAGGCCGCCGCGGGCTATGCCGATACGCCGCAGGCGATGGCGGACTACCTGCGCCAGGAGGCCGGCGAAGTCGTCAGCGAGGCCTCGCTGCAGGCATTCTGCGAGCATAGCCGCGACATGATCGGCTGGCTGGAAGGTGTTGGCGTGCGCTTTGCCGCCACCGTACCGCCGCGCAAGACGTCATACCCGGCGCAGCCGTATTACCTCTACTACTCCGGCAACGAAGCCGTGGCCGCATATGCGCAGCACGCCGCGCCGGCGCCACGCGGGCACCGCGTGAAAGGCCCCGGCATGTCTGGCCGCACGCTGTACGACGCGCTGCGCGGGGCCGTGGAAGCCCGGGCGGACATCACAGTGATGCGCCGGGCGGCGGCACGACGGCTGATCGTGGACAAGGACGGCGCAGTCATCGGGGTCGAATTGTGGCAGGTGCCACCGGGACGCCACCAGAAGCGCCACGCCCGCCTGTCGCGGCTTGCCGAGCGCCTGCACAACGGCATGCCGGGCGTCGCCGACCTGCTGCGCCAGCGCGTGCTGCAGCTCGAGCTGCGCCATGCACGGCCCGTGGCTGTGCGCGCCCGCGCCGTCGTGCTGGCCACGGGTGGCTTTATCTTCAACCGCGCCATGGTGGCGCGCCACGCAGGCAAGTATCTGCAGAACTGGCGCCTCGGAGCCAGCGGTTGCGACGGCAGCGGCATCAGGCTCGGCGAATCAGCGGGTGCGGCCGTGCGGCACATGGAGCGCGTGTCTGCCTGGCGCTTTATCAATCCGCCGTTCGACTGGGCGCGCGGATGCGTGGTCGACGGCCGGGGCGCGCGCATCGGCAACGAGGAAACCTATGGCGCCACGCTGGGCCACGCCATCTGCGAACGGCATGGCGGGCGCGCGTGGCTGATCCTGAACCGCGCGCTGGCGCGCGCCGCCCTGCGTGAATGCGCTGGCGGGCGGCTCTGGGCCTTCCAGGCTTTGCCCGCCGCGCTGCTGATGCTGACCGGCGCGCGCCGTGCCGCCAGCCTGGAGGCCCTTGCCGACAAGCTGGGCATGCCCGGCGCGGCGCTGCGGGCAACGATCGATGCCTGCAACGCCGCTGCCCGCGGCGAGATTGCCGATCCGGCCGGCAAGTCGGCGCAGATGTGCGCCTCGCTTGAAACCGGGCCATGGCTCGCCATCGACATCTCGGCAAACAGCCGCGTCTTCCCTTGTCCTGCGATCACGCTTGGCGGCTTGTCCGTGGAAGAGTCCAGCGGCCGGGTGCTGGCCATCGCAGGCGGCGCCCCCATTCCGGGCCTCTACGCCGCAGGCCGGACCGCGGTGGGCATCGCATCCAACCATTACGTAAGCGGCCTCTCGCTTGCCGACTGCATCTGGTCGGGGCGCAATGCCGGCCGCCACCTGACACAACAGCCTGCCGCAGACCGGCAGGCACACACCAACGAGGAGATTTCCCATGAGCCGACGTACTGA
- a CDS encoding SDR family oxidoreductase, whose product MSRRTEGKIAIVTGAASGVGKEDALLLAREGARVVLTDLNEEAGHALAREIGETALFVPHDIASEAGWQQVMARTEQRFGAPNVLVNNAAILVLGSVEDATLEQWQRVMRINADGYFLGCKYGVAAMKAGGGSIVNMSSVAALGGMGAFCAYSASKGAVAALTRAVAGHCKQSGYKVRCNSIHPDGILTPMTAAFLPGGATALPEEVGGAEPMQRMCHPRDVANLVLFLASDESRFINGAELRIDNAQTIMGVA is encoded by the coding sequence ATGAGCCGACGTACTGAAGGCAAGATCGCGATCGTCACCGGGGCCGCCAGCGGCGTCGGCAAGGAAGACGCACTGCTGCTGGCGCGCGAAGGCGCGCGCGTGGTGCTGACCGACCTCAACGAGGAAGCGGGCCATGCGCTGGCGCGCGAGATCGGCGAGACCGCGCTGTTCGTGCCGCACGACATCGCCAGTGAAGCCGGCTGGCAGCAGGTGATGGCGCGCACCGAACAGCGCTTCGGCGCGCCGAACGTGCTGGTCAACAACGCCGCGATCCTGGTGCTGGGTTCGGTCGAGGACGCCACGCTGGAGCAATGGCAGCGCGTGATGCGCATCAACGCCGACGGCTACTTCCTCGGCTGCAAGTACGGCGTGGCCGCGATGAAGGCGGGCGGCGGCAGCATTGTGAACATGTCATCGGTGGCGGCTCTGGGCGGCATGGGCGCGTTCTGTGCCTACAGTGCCAGCAAAGGCGCGGTGGCGGCCCTGACGCGCGCCGTGGCGGGCCACTGCAAGCAGAGCGGCTACAAGGTGCGCTGCAACTCGATCCATCCGGACGGCATCCTCACGCCGATGACCGCGGCCTTCCTGCCCGGCGGCGCCACAGCGCTGCCGGAGGAAGTCGGCGGCGCCGAGCCGATGCAGCGCATGTGCCATCCGCGCGACGTGGCCAACCTGGTGCTGTTCCTGGCCTCCGACGAATCGCGCTTTATCAATGGCGCGGAACTGCGCATCGACAACGCGCAGACCATCATGGGCGTGGCCTGA
- a CDS encoding ferredoxin--NADP reductase — MAPVQFHRLQIAEVVTETEHARSLVFALPDGLRDTFAYRPGQFLTLRVPVDGVPLQRCYSLSSTPEVDNALRVTIKRVQSGRVSNWICDHLGAGDTVEVMPPAGVFTPPTLYGDFLLLAGGSGITPVLSIARAALRHGRGAVTLVYANRDEHSIIFREALGELANNHPGRLRVIHWLDSVQGPPTQRQIEELVRPWSLAECFVCGPGPFMDAAQAALQQLGVPRGKLHVERFVSLPDAPAARPPAGPASIEPAAMRGAALTVQLDADTHQLNVAPDETLLDALQRAGVAAPSSCRAGLCGACMCQVTQGDVTLGENHVLDRADLDAGWTLACQARPASDEIHLKFPD; from the coding sequence ATGGCGCCAGTGCAATTCCATCGGCTGCAGATCGCCGAAGTCGTCACGGAAACGGAGCATGCGCGTTCGCTGGTGTTCGCGCTGCCGGACGGCCTGCGCGACACCTTTGCCTACCGTCCCGGGCAGTTCCTGACCCTGCGCGTGCCCGTCGACGGCGTGCCGCTGCAGCGCTGCTACTCGCTGTCGAGCACGCCCGAAGTGGACAACGCCTTGCGCGTGACGATCAAGCGGGTGCAGAGCGGGCGCGTGTCCAACTGGATCTGCGACCACCTTGGCGCGGGCGATACGGTCGAGGTGATGCCGCCTGCCGGCGTCTTCACCCCGCCCACGCTGTACGGCGATTTCCTGCTGCTGGCCGGTGGCAGCGGCATCACGCCGGTGCTGTCGATCGCCAGGGCGGCGCTGCGCCACGGGCGCGGCGCGGTGACGCTGGTGTATGCCAACCGCGACGAGCACTCCATCATCTTCCGCGAGGCGCTCGGCGAACTGGCGAACAACCACCCCGGCCGGCTGCGCGTGATCCATTGGCTGGACAGCGTGCAGGGGCCGCCGACGCAGCGCCAGATAGAGGAGCTGGTGCGGCCCTGGAGCCTGGCCGAGTGCTTTGTCTGCGGCCCGGGCCCGTTCATGGACGCGGCGCAGGCGGCGCTGCAGCAGCTTGGCGTGCCGCGCGGCAAGCTGCATGTCGAGCGCTTCGTTTCCCTGCCGGATGCACCGGCGGCAAGGCCCCCGGCGGGGCCTGCCTCGATCGAGCCGGCCGCCATGCGCGGCGCGGCGCTGACGGTGCAGCTCGACGCAGACACACACCAGCTCAACGTAGCGCCCGACGAGACCTTGCTCGACGCGCTGCAGCGCGCCGGCGTGGCCGCCCCCAGCTCCTGCCGGGCAGGCCTGTGCGGCGCCTGCATGTGCCAGGTGACGCAGGGCGACGTGACGCTCGGCGAAAACCATGTGCTCGACCGTGCCGACCTGGACGCGGGCTGGACGCTGGCCTGCCAGGCGCGTCCGGCGAGCGATGAAATCCACCTGAAGTTCCCGGATTGA
- a CDS encoding FadD3 family acyl-CoA ligase, translating into MTPSDTIDAIAEPATLDAAAHEDIAATIPELVRRAALRHGERIAIQEDGLRLSYAALDACRIQAGRALMALGVQAGDRVAVWAPNFSEWIIAALATHSVGAALVPLNTRMKGAEAGAVLADSGARLLFCVDDFLGESYPQMLAPHRPATLERLVILRPGQGRALADGELAWDGFLELAQQSDMAAFAQREAGVRGDTMMDIMFTSGTTGRPKGVMTAHAQNLRAVDGWAAITGVRAGDRYLIVNPFFHTFGYKAGWLAALSRGATVLPHLVFDADAVMTRVENERITVLPGPPTLYQTLLNAPRLREFDLSSLRVAVTGASAIAPVLIERMRDELGFDTVITGYGLTESCGFATLTRAGDDAETVAGTSGRAMPGIELRCIDAQGQPVATGEPGEVLVRGYNVMQGYFGVAGATAEAIDADGWLHTGDVGTLDARGYLRITDRIKDMFIVGGFNCYPAEVEKLLTAHPAVAQVAVVGMPHERLGEVGRAYVVLRHGARLDAETLIVWARRQMANYKVPREVQFVASLPVSAAGKVLKYQLREG; encoded by the coding sequence ATGACCCCATCTGACACCATCGACGCCATTGCGGAGCCGGCGACCCTCGACGCCGCTGCCCATGAGGACATTGCCGCCACCATTCCCGAACTGGTGCGGCGCGCGGCGCTACGCCATGGCGAGCGCATCGCCATCCAGGAAGACGGGTTGCGCCTGAGCTATGCCGCGCTGGATGCCTGCCGGATCCAGGCGGGCCGCGCGCTGATGGCGCTCGGCGTACAGGCTGGCGACCGGGTTGCCGTGTGGGCGCCGAACTTCTCCGAATGGATCATCGCGGCGCTGGCTACGCACAGCGTCGGCGCGGCGCTGGTGCCGCTGAATACGCGCATGAAAGGTGCCGAAGCCGGCGCCGTGCTGGCAGACAGCGGCGCGCGGCTGCTGTTCTGTGTCGACGACTTCCTCGGCGAAAGCTATCCGCAGATGCTGGCGCCGCATCGTCCCGCCACGCTGGAGCGGCTGGTGATCCTGCGGCCCGGGCAGGGCAGGGCGCTGGCCGACGGCGAGCTGGCGTGGGATGGCTTCCTTGAACTGGCGCAGCAGTCAGACATGGCGGCTTTCGCGCAGCGCGAGGCCGGCGTGCGCGGCGACACGATGATGGACATCATGTTCACGTCGGGCACCACCGGGCGCCCCAAGGGCGTGATGACCGCCCACGCGCAGAACCTGCGCGCCGTCGACGGCTGGGCTGCGATCACGGGCGTGCGCGCCGGGGACCGCTACCTGATCGTCAATCCTTTCTTCCATACCTTCGGCTACAAGGCGGGATGGCTTGCCGCGCTGTCGCGCGGGGCCACGGTGCTGCCGCACCTGGTGTTCGATGCCGACGCCGTGATGACCCGCGTGGAGAACGAACGCATCACGGTGCTGCCGGGGCCGCCGACGCTCTACCAGACGCTGCTCAACGCGCCACGGCTGCGCGAGTTCGACCTGTCATCGCTGCGGGTTGCGGTGACCGGCGCCTCGGCGATCGCGCCCGTGCTGATCGAACGCATGCGCGATGAACTGGGCTTCGACACAGTGATTACCGGCTACGGCCTGACCGAGTCTTGCGGCTTTGCCACGCTGACCCGCGCCGGCGACGATGCCGAGACGGTTGCCGGCACCTCCGGGCGCGCCATGCCGGGGATCGAACTGCGCTGTATCGATGCGCAGGGGCAGCCGGTCGCCACCGGCGAGCCGGGCGAGGTGCTGGTGCGCGGCTACAACGTGATGCAAGGCTACTTCGGCGTGGCCGGCGCGACGGCAGAAGCCATCGACGCTGACGGCTGGCTGCATACGGGCGATGTCGGCACGCTCGATGCACGTGGCTACCTGCGCATTACCGACCGCATCAAGGACATGTTCATCGTCGGCGGTTTCAACTGCTACCCGGCGGAGGTCGAGAAGCTGCTGACAGCCCACCCGGCGGTAGCCCAGGTCGCCGTGGTGGGCATGCCGCACGAGCGCCTGGGGGAGGTCGGACGCGCCTACGTCGTCCTGCGCCACGGCGCACGCCTGGATGCCGAAACCCTGATCGTCTGGGCGCGCAGGCAGATGGCCAACTACAAGGTGCCGCGCGAGGTGCAGTTCGTGGCGTCTCTGCCGGTCAGCGCGGCGGGGAAGGTGCTGAAGTACCAACTGCGCGAAGGCTGA
- a CDS encoding nuclear transport factor 2 family protein — protein MTDIASIADRLARLEASDAIRALKLRYLRACDDKDTEAMRACFVPDNAHIHYDRIGSFPGRDALVQCFAELACRPTLREMHFAGQSDIRLLDEASAQGSWDLAYLALDDASGSRTFLTGRYADEYVRVDGEWLIRSTVFTTGLLSHGS, from the coding sequence ATGACCGACATTGCCAGCATTGCCGACCGCCTTGCGCGGCTGGAAGCCTCGGATGCGATCCGGGCGCTCAAGTTGCGCTACCTGCGCGCCTGCGATGACAAGGATACCGAAGCCATGCGGGCCTGCTTCGTGCCGGACAACGCGCATATCCACTATGACCGCATTGGCAGCTTTCCCGGGCGTGATGCGCTCGTGCAGTGTTTTGCGGAGCTGGCTTGCCGGCCTACGCTGCGCGAGATGCATTTTGCCGGGCAGTCGGATATCCGGCTGCTGGATGAGGCGTCGGCGCAGGGTAGCTGGGATCTTGCGTACCTGGCGCTGGATGATGCCAGTGGTTCGCGTACGTTCCTGACCGGGCGTTATGCGGACGAGTATGTGCGGGTCGATGGGGAGTGGTTGATCCGGTCGACGGTGTTTACGACGGGGTTGTTGTCGCACGGCAGCTAA
- a CDS encoding SDR family NAD(P)-dependent oxidoreductase, producing the protein MKQAEQAIVAVVTGGSRGAGKGIALALGAAGATVYVTGRTEQEGSAPLPGTIHATAREIDALGGRGIAVACDHRDDAQVARLFAQVREESGRIDILVNNATFLHDELIMPGPFWQKPLEMTGILDVGLRSGYVASWHAAPMMAARGRGLIVFTSSFGANCYMHGPAYGAQKAGIDKFAHDMAVDLRAHGVAAVSVWMGPLRTARTQRVWEQHPDKYASFAPVAETPEFTGKVIEALYRDPALMEKSGQVLIAAEAALEYGIVDAEGVQPPSYREVLGGPPAVHPAIVE; encoded by the coding sequence ATGAAGCAGGCGGAACAGGCCATCGTCGCGGTTGTCACCGGTGGCTCGCGCGGTGCCGGCAAGGGCATCGCGCTGGCGCTCGGCGCTGCCGGCGCCACGGTGTACGTGACCGGGCGCACGGAACAGGAAGGCAGCGCGCCGCTGCCAGGCACCATCCATGCCACGGCGCGCGAGATCGATGCGCTGGGCGGGCGCGGCATCGCGGTCGCGTGCGACCATCGTGACGATGCGCAGGTTGCGCGGTTGTTTGCACAGGTGCGCGAGGAATCGGGGCGGATCGATATCCTGGTCAACAACGCCACCTTCCTGCATGACGAACTGATCATGCCCGGTCCGTTCTGGCAAAAGCCGCTGGAGATGACCGGTATTCTCGACGTGGGCCTGCGCTCCGGCTACGTGGCCAGTTGGCATGCGGCGCCAATGATGGCGGCGCGCGGGCGGGGGCTGATCGTGTTTACATCATCCTTCGGCGCCAATTGCTATATGCATGGGCCGGCTTACGGGGCCCAGAAGGCCGGCATCGACAAGTTCGCGCATGACATGGCGGTTGACTTGCGCGCGCATGGCGTCGCCGCGGTATCGGTATGGATGGGGCCGCTGCGCACCGCGCGCACGCAGCGCGTGTGGGAGCAGCATCCCGACAAGTACGCGTCATTCGCACCGGTGGCGGAGACCCCTGAATTCACCGGGAAAGTCATTGAAGCGCTGTATCGCGATCCCGCGCTGATGGAGAAATCGGGCCAGGTGCTGATCGCGGCGGAGGCGGCGCTGGAGTATGGGATTGTCGATGCCGAGGGGGTGCAGCCGCCTTCGTACCGGGAGGTGCTGGGTGGCCCGCCGGCGGTGCATCCGGCGATCGTTGAATAG
- a CDS encoding nuclear transport factor 2 family protein gives MSELEHKQAIHALTCRYAQAVDRRDFPSLAELFTPDARLSGPGFRMDGPQAIADGMTALGQYHATQHHVHQQLVEIDGDTAAGETYCVANHLYEQGGVPRKLDWGIRYQDRFERSQGQWRIAARELVVEWTQDLPLQGAR, from the coding sequence ATGTCCGAACTGGAGCACAAGCAAGCCATTCACGCGCTGACCTGCCGCTACGCGCAGGCAGTGGACCGGCGCGATTTTCCAAGCCTGGCGGAGCTGTTCACCCCGGATGCGCGGCTGAGCGGGCCGGGCTTCCGCATGGACGGACCGCAAGCGATCGCCGACGGCATGACGGCGCTCGGCCAGTACCACGCCACGCAGCATCACGTGCACCAGCAACTGGTGGAAATCGACGGCGATACCGCGGCCGGCGAAACCTATTGCGTGGCCAACCACCTGTACGAGCAGGGCGGCGTGCCGCGCAAGCTGGACTGGGGTATCCGTTACCAGGACCGCTTCGAGCGATCCCAGGGCCAGTGGCGCATCGCGGCGCGCGAGCTGGTGGTCGAGTGGACGCAGGACCTGCCGCTGCAGGGGGCACGATGA